From one Acidobacteriota bacterium genomic stretch:
- a CDS encoding iron-sulfur cluster assembly scaffold protein, producing MEQPDFAGPILFYNEEVIEHFTNPRNVGELPEAETDGYGLVGDPSCGDQMKLWIQVREGRIEKIAFKSFGCPGAIATSSMLTELARGKSIEEARRITDDDVVEALGGIPERKKHCSLLGVMALQAAIQDWESRTPENGGARP from the coding sequence ATGGAACAGCCCGATTTCGCGGGACCCATCCTTTTTTACAACGAAGAGGTGATCGAGCATTTCACCAACCCGCGCAACGTGGGGGAACTCCCCGAGGCGGAGACGGACGGCTACGGCCTGGTCGGAGACCCTTCCTGCGGGGACCAGATGAAGCTCTGGATCCAGGTCCGGGAGGGCCGGATCGAGAAGATCGCCTTCAAGTCCTTCGGCTGCCCCGGCGCCATCGCCACCAGCAGCATGCTGACCGAACTGGCCCGGGGAAAATCGATCGAGGAGGCGCGCCGGATCACCGACGACGACGTGGTGGAAGCCCTCGGCGGCATCCCCGAAAGGAAGAAGCACTGCTCCCTGCTGGGAGTGATGGCGCTGCAGGCGGCGATCCAGGACTGGGAAAGCCGGACACCGGAGAACGGGGGGGCGCGGCCGTGA
- a CDS encoding PaaI family thioesterase: MPTPTQQHLEKCREREHPGCVACSPGKIPGLGLEFAVCDDGGVQAAFQCARIYQGYPGLLHGGVSSMLLDAAMANCLFAHDISALTARMILRYQLPVEIDQAATVRAWLREYEPPLYVLEAELEQNGRVLVRASGKFIDREQ, encoded by the coding sequence ATGCCTACCCCCACGCAACAGCATCTCGAAAAGTGCAGGGAACGGGAGCACCCGGGCTGCGTCGCCTGCAGCCCGGGTAAAATCCCCGGCCTCGGGCTGGAGTTCGCCGTCTGCGACGACGGCGGGGTACAGGCGGCGTTTCAGTGCGCCCGCATCTACCAGGGCTATCCCGGCCTGCTCCACGGCGGCGTCAGCTCCATGCTCCTGGACGCGGCGATGGCCAACTGCCTTTTCGCCCACGATATCAGCGCCCTGACGGCCCGGATGATCCTCCGCTACCAGCTCCCGGTCGAAATCGATCAGGCGGCGACGGTCAGGGCGTGGCTGCGCGAATACGAACCCCCCCTCTATGTTCTCGAGGCGGAACTCGAGCAGAACGGCCGGGTGCTGGTACGGGCCTCCGGGAAGTTCATCGACCGGGAGCAATAG
- a CDS encoding diguanylate cyclase — translation MKVGFPIEADNGLDSQVCGHFGSAPAFLIVDTELDQVDAISGSGEHKEHGACNPVRTLGGNLPDALVVGGIGMGAIMRLGEMGVKIYRAAAPTVGENLALLRENGLREFSSDDTCQGHGGGCAH, via the coding sequence ATGAAGGTAGGTTTCCCCATAGAGGCAGACAACGGGCTGGACAGCCAGGTATGCGGACATTTCGGCTCCGCCCCGGCATTTCTCATCGTCGACACGGAGCTCGACCAGGTCGATGCCATCAGCGGCTCCGGCGAACACAAGGAACATGGCGCCTGTAACCCGGTCCGGACGCTCGGCGGCAACCTCCCCGACGCCCTGGTGGTCGGCGGGATCGGGATGGGGGCCATCATGCGCCTGGGCGAGATGGGCGTGAAGATCTACCGGGCGGCCGCGCCCACCGTGGGCGAAAACCTGGCCCTGCTCCGGGAAAACGGGCTGCGGGAATTCTCCTCCGACGACACCTGCCAGGGACACGGAGGGGGCTGCGCCCATTAG
- a CDS encoding DUF364 domain-containing protein: MLANQLVDYVKERGAGRKAADVRIGLGYTAVRVEDAGCGLAYTLHEGEYESCCVVAEAGRVAGRSASELVGWLQNPDVTAAAVGLAALNALVPAPPEAVDADIADVLPVRAGDAVGMVGYFGPLVGPMRERAGSLRIFERKTNPALDILPDTEAGAYLPDCDVVILTASALLNRTMDRLLELCGNAREIAVLGPSTPLVPEVFRPRGVTLLSGLEVVDPARILQIVSEGGGTRQFGRAVRKLSLRLRE, from the coding sequence ATGCTGGCGAACCAACTGGTGGATTACGTGAAAGAACGGGGCGCGGGCCGGAAGGCGGCCGATGTCAGGATCGGGCTGGGCTATACGGCCGTCCGGGTCGAGGACGCGGGCTGCGGCCTCGCCTACACCCTTCACGAGGGGGAGTACGAGTCGTGCTGCGTGGTGGCCGAGGCCGGCCGGGTGGCCGGGCGCTCGGCTTCGGAACTGGTCGGGTGGCTGCAGAACCCGGACGTGACGGCGGCGGCCGTGGGCCTGGCGGCGCTCAACGCCCTCGTTCCCGCTCCTCCGGAGGCGGTGGACGCGGATATCGCCGACGTCCTCCCGGTCCGGGCGGGGGACGCGGTCGGCATGGTGGGGTATTTCGGGCCCCTGGTCGGCCCCATGAGGGAACGCGCCGGTTCGCTCCGTATCTTCGAGCGGAAAACGAACCCCGCGCTCGACATCCTGCCCGATACGGAGGCGGGCGCCTATCTCCCGGACTGCGACGTGGTCATCCTCACGGCTTCCGCGCTCCTGAATCGGACGATGGACCGGCTCCTGGAACTGTGCGGGAACGCGCGCGAAATCGCGGTGCTCGGACCTTCCACCCCCCTCGTCCCCGAGGTCTTCCGCCCGCGCGGGGTCACGCTCCTGTCGGGTCTCGAGGTCGTGGACCCCGCCCGGATCCTCCAGATCGTGAGCGAGGGGGGCGGGACACGCCAGTTCGGCCGCGCGGTCCGCAAACTGTCGCTGCGGTTGCGGGAGTAG
- a CDS encoding sigma 54-interacting transcriptional regulator, producing the protein MVCLSCILHCFGGIVSRQQDEREQTILDSINEGVFTVDLQWRITAFNRAAEEITKVPRAEALGRRCSDVFRASICENACALRRTMSSRKPVLNATAHIISRSGERIPIRISTALLRDNDGEVIGGVETFQDLSPIEQLQKELKARYTFEDIVGHSAPMLKLFEIMPQIAASSSTVLIEGPSGTGKELFARAIHGLSPRRNRPFVAVNCGALPDTLLESELFGHKAGAFTDARRDKPGRFALASGGTLFLDEIGDVSPAMQVRLLRVLQERMIEPLGSVEPVKVDVRVVAATNRDLGRLVREGAFREDLYYRVRVVSLRLPGLSQRREDIPLLVDHLLGKFNRLQGREIEGVSEEVMARLMEYEYPGNVRELENILEQAFVLCRGRMIELHHLPAELRPAAPAGGNPMSLEAMEKLLIGEALRRHRGNRRRAAAQLGIDPSTLYRKLKSLKIEF; encoded by the coding sequence ATGGTATGTTTATCTTGCATTTTGCATTGTTTTGGGGGAATTGTGAGCCGGCAGCAGGACGAAAGGGAACAGACCATCCTGGATTCCATCAACGAGGGGGTCTTCACCGTTGATCTGCAGTGGCGCATCACGGCCTTCAACCGGGCGGCGGAGGAGATCACGAAGGTTCCCCGGGCCGAAGCTTTGGGGCGGCGCTGCTCGGACGTCTTCCGCGCCAGCATCTGCGAGAACGCCTGCGCCCTCCGCAGGACGATGTCGAGCCGCAAGCCGGTCCTGAACGCCACCGCCCACATCATCAGCCGCAGCGGGGAGCGCATTCCCATCCGCATTTCCACGGCCCTGCTCAGGGACAACGACGGGGAGGTGATCGGGGGGGTGGAGACCTTCCAGGACCTCAGTCCCATCGAGCAGCTCCAGAAGGAGCTCAAGGCGCGCTACACCTTCGAGGACATCGTCGGGCACAGCGCGCCGATGCTGAAGCTTTTCGAAATCATGCCGCAGATCGCGGCGAGCTCCAGCACCGTGCTGATCGAGGGCCCCAGCGGGACGGGGAAGGAGCTGTTCGCCCGCGCGATTCACGGCCTGTCGCCGCGCAGGAACCGGCCCTTTGTCGCCGTCAATTGCGGCGCGCTCCCCGACACGCTCCTCGAAAGCGAGCTGTTCGGCCACAAGGCGGGGGCCTTTACCGACGCCCGGCGCGACAAGCCGGGACGCTTCGCCCTGGCGAGCGGCGGCACCCTCTTCCTGGACGAGATCGGCGACGTTTCCCCGGCGATGCAGGTGCGGCTGCTGCGCGTGCTGCAGGAGCGCATGATCGAGCCCCTGGGCTCCGTGGAACCGGTAAAGGTCGACGTGCGCGTGGTGGCCGCCACCAACCGGGACCTCGGCCGGCTGGTCCGGGAGGGGGCCTTCCGCGAGGACCTCTATTACCGGGTGCGCGTGGTCAGCCTGCGTCTCCCCGGCCTCAGCCAGCGGCGCGAGGATATCCCCCTGCTCGTGGATCACCTGCTGGGGAAGTTCAACCGGCTCCAGGGGAGGGAGATCGAGGGGGTGTCCGAAGAGGTCATGGCCCGGCTGATGGAGTACGAATACCCGGGGAACGTGCGGGAGCTGGAGAACATCCTCGAGCAGGCGTTCGTCCTCTGCCGCGGCCGCATGATCGAGCTGCACCACCTGCCGGCCGAACTCCGGCCCGCGGCCCCGGCCGGCGGCAATCCCATGTCGCTCGAGGCGATGGAGAAGCTGCTGATCGGCGAGGCGCTGCGGCGCCACCGCGGGAACCGGCGCCGGGCGGCGGCGCAGCTGGGGATCGACCCCAGCACCCTGTACCGGAAGCTGAAAAGCCTGAAAATCGAATTCTGA
- the tsaA gene encoding tRNA (N6-threonylcarbamoyladenosine(37)-N6)-methyltransferase TrmO → MHLLQDIKAIGTLYSPYETAAGTPIQSAYAGGAEGRVVLEPAYERALDDIEEFERLWLLYWMDRVGPFRPKVTPYRDNREHGLFATRSPTRPNPIGMSLVRLLAREGCTLYVADIDVLDRTPLLDLKPYVPEFDARPVSRAGWFDSAAVDRRQADGRFHGGRKE, encoded by the coding sequence ATGCATTTGCTGCAGGACATCAAGGCGATCGGGACCCTCTATTCCCCATACGAAACGGCTGCGGGAACCCCCATTCAGAGCGCCTATGCCGGGGGGGCCGAGGGGCGGGTGGTCCTGGAGCCTGCCTACGAGCGGGCCCTGGACGATATCGAGGAGTTCGAGCGCCTCTGGCTCCTCTACTGGATGGACCGGGTCGGGCCGTTTCGGCCGAAGGTGACGCCCTACCGGGACAACCGGGAGCACGGGCTGTTCGCCACGCGCTCCCCCACGCGTCCGAACCCGATCGGGATGAGCCTGGTGCGGCTTCTGGCCAGGGAGGGGTGCACCCTTTACGTGGCCGATATCGACGTGCTCGACCGCACGCCCCTGCTCGACCTCAAGCCCTATGTCCCCGAATTCGACGCCCGCCCGGTTTCCCGGGCGGGCTGGTTTGATTCGGCCGCCGTGGACCGGCGCCAGGCCGACGGCCGGTTCCACGGCGGCCGGAAGGAATGA
- a CDS encoding HAMP domain-containing histidine kinase, which translates to MKDTTRTRAKATFPRRWVLAVAMLVSFGLLANAVYTCLTLTRLRSQYLDNRGYEIAAALDTQARGAGRRNNPEYWQSLLDTHYEVYSGSAAFLAVVGPEGRILASAGDAGALADPGPDLFLFEDALGHPRRGRREASPGMNDWKMRIGLYTSSADFIRRLALFQLAISAMAVLIILGLTFFLLRTLDRFLKLKAREGEEAQLRALGVMSASLAHEIRNPLGAMKGLTQLAQEDLAPGHPAQERLRTVVGEAERLERLVSDLLDFARPREPEIREFDLVPLLGDLRSMLQPKLAAAGITLDLPDGPVTLRSDPAGMRQVLLNVLLNALEASPPGGAIGVTLAREGGLLEIGVDDAGPGFGGRDPEELVRPFVTGKTRGTGLGLAVSSQIMERLGGSLTLGPNPGGGARCTLRLPDPGPRP; encoded by the coding sequence ATGAAAGACACCACCCGAACGCGCGCAAAAGCCACCTTCCCCCGGCGCTGGGTCCTGGCCGTCGCCATGCTGGTCAGTTTCGGGCTCCTGGCCAACGCCGTCTACACCTGCCTCACGCTTACGCGCCTGCGCTCGCAGTATCTCGACAACCGCGGGTACGAAATCGCCGCGGCCCTCGACACCCAGGCGCGGGGGGCCGGCAGGCGGAACAACCCCGAGTACTGGCAATCGCTGCTCGACACGCACTACGAGGTCTACTCGGGCAGCGCCGCCTTCCTCGCCGTCGTCGGTCCGGAAGGCCGCATCCTCGCTTCGGCCGGGGACGCCGGCGCCCTAGCCGATCCCGGGCCCGACCTCTTCCTCTTCGAGGACGCGCTCGGGCATCCCCGCCGGGGGCGCCGGGAGGCGTCCCCCGGGATGAACGACTGGAAGATGCGGATCGGGCTCTACACCTCCTCCGCCGACTTCATCCGGCGCCTGGCCCTGTTTCAGCTGGCAATCTCCGCGATGGCGGTCCTCATCATCCTCGGGCTCACCTTCTTCCTCCTGCGCACCCTCGACCGCTTCCTGAAACTGAAGGCGCGGGAGGGGGAGGAGGCGCAGCTGCGGGCTCTCGGGGTCATGTCCGCCTCCCTGGCCCACGAGATCCGCAACCCGCTGGGGGCGATGAAGGGGCTGACGCAGCTGGCCCAGGAGGATCTCGCTCCGGGGCACCCGGCCCAGGAGCGGCTCCGGACGGTGGTGGGGGAGGCGGAGCGGCTGGAGCGGCTGGTCAGCGACCTGCTCGACTTCGCCCGCCCCCGCGAGCCCGAGATCCGCGAGTTCGACCTGGTCCCGCTGCTGGGCGACCTCCGGTCGATGCTCCAGCCGAAGCTCGCCGCCGCGGGCATCACCCTCGATCTCCCCGACGGCCCCGTCACCCTCCGTTCCGACCCGGCCGGGATGCGCCAGGTGCTCCTGAACGTCCTCCTGAACGCCCTGGAGGCCTCTCCCCCCGGGGGCGCGATCGGGGTGACCCTCGCCCGGGAGGGGGGATTGCTCGAAATCGGGGTCGACGACGCGGGCCCCGGTTTCGGCGGCCGCGACCCCGAGGAGCTCGTGCGCCCCTTCGTCACCGGGAAAACCCGCGGGACGGGACTCGGCCTGGCCGTATCGAGCCAGATCATGGAGCGCCTCGGCGGCTCCCTCACCCTGGGCCCGAACCCCGGCGGCGGCGCCCGCTGCACCCTGCGCCTCCCCGACCCCGGCCCGCGCCCATGA